The Campylobacter sp. CN_NE2 region GTATAAATGGGCTAGAAGATTACCAAGCAGGAAGTGTCAAAGTCGCAGGTAAGGAAGTCGCAAACCTAAAAGGCGATGAAATCCGTGAATTTCGCAAAAATATCGGTATGATTTTCCAGCATTTTGCGCTGATGAGCCGAAAGAGCGTCTTTGAAAATGTCGCTACACCGCTTAGATTTTGGAAATTTGATGAAAATCACATAAAAGAGCGTGTCGGCGAACTACTCGTTCTAGTCGGTCTTAAAGATAAGGCAAACGCCTACCCAAGCGAACTTTCAGGCGGTCAAAAGCAAAGAGTGGCGATCGCAAGGGCGTTGGCGTTAAAACCGCAAATCCTACTTAGCGACGAAGCCACTTCTGCGCTCGATCCAAACACCACAACGCAGATTTTGCATTTGTTAAAAGAAATCAACAAAACGCTTGGCATTACCATTGTTCTTGTTACGCATGAAATGGAGGTCGTCAAAAGCATTGCAAATCGTGCGATTTTGCTTAAAGACGGCGTTGTCGTGGGCAGTGGCGACATCGTGGAGCTGTTTTTGCACCCTGATGAAAACATGAAGGAATTTTTAGGCGAAGAAGAAATTTTGCCACAAAATAATATAAATGTTAAGCTTTTCTTTCCGCCGAGTGTGGCGTTTGATAGCATTATTACGCACATGGCGCACGAGCTTGGCATAAATTTCAACATAGTTTGGGGTAAGTTAGAGCGCCTTGATAAAAGCGTCGTGGGAAGCCTAGTGATAAATGTGCTTCCAAGTCAGCTTGAAGCTGTGGAAAAATTTGTAGCCGAAAAAGGCGTGATTTACGAGATTGTGGAGAGAAAATGAGCGAGAAAAATTTATTTTTGAAATTTGGTTTTAAAACTGCTTTAACACTATTTATTACATTTTTGGTGCTTTTTGGGAGTGAAAAATTTTGGGGATTAAAAGGCTATAAATTTAACGATAAAATTTATGCAGAACTCCAAAAATCAGTCATCGACACGCTTTATATGACTTTTACTTCTACGCTTTTGGCTTTTATTATTGGTTCAGCACTTGCCATTTTGCTGATTTTGACTCGCAAAGACGGACTTATGCCAAACAAAGCCATTTATAGCACGCTTGATGTCGTCGTAAATACGCTTAGAAGCTTTCCGTTTTTGATACTTATTGTTGTGCTTTTTCCATTTACCAAATTTCTTATCGGCACGAGTATCGGCACAACAGCAGCCATCGTGCCACTGACAATCGGCTCGGCTCCGTTTATCGCACGACTTATCGAAAATGCTCTGCTTGAAGTAAGTAGCGACATCATCGAAGCTGCGAAGAGTTTTGGAGCCAGCAAAGCCCAAATCATATTTCGCGTAATGTTTGTAGAAGCCTTGCCGTCGATTATAAACGCCATAACGCTAACTTTGATCGTCATCATCGGCTTTACAGCTATGGCTGGGACTGTGGGCGGCGGCGGTTTAGGCGATGTGGCTATTCGCTTTGGTTTTCAACGCTTTCGCCCTGATATTATGACTTATACGGTTGTTATTCTCATCGTTATCGTGCAGATTATTCAGAGTTTTGGGGATTTGCTATATAAGGTTACGAAAAAATAAAATCTAAATTTTTTAGCCAAATTTTAAATTTCGTATCACCCAAAAGTGATACGAAATTTTCTAAATCAAACTAATCTTTGTTTTTTGAAATACTCTTTTGGAGCTTTGCATAAAGGACAGGCACCCGGAGCCTTTTTGCCACGATGCACATGGCCACAAATTTCGCAAACCCAAACTTCTTCATCAAAACTTTCAAAAAATCCTTCTTCAAGCAAGATTTTTTGAAGTTCGTTGTATTCGCGTTCGTGTTCGACTTCAACCTTGCCGATAGCATTAAACAGCCTTGCGACTTCTTTTTTGCCTTCTTCTGTCGCGATTTGAGCAAACGCAGGATACATGCTTTCATGCTCGTATCTCTCTCCGGCTGCGGCGTCGATTAGGTTTTTATCCATTTTATCTAGCGGAATCCCTGCTGCTGCGTGGTGAGCTTTTAGCTCGGCTCTTGCGTGCCATTTTTCATTTTCGGCTGCTTCGTAAAAATGCCTTGCGATAGCGTGAAAACCTGCTTCTTTGGCTAAATCTCCGTAAAGATCGTATTTGTTTCTAGCTTGTGATTCGCCGGCAAACGCTTTCATTAAATTTACTTGCGTTAGATCTTCTGTGATACATTTCATCGGCTCGCCACAGCACGAAAGTGTGCCACCACCTACTTTTTGCACTTCGACTTCGCAGCCGCATTTGTCGCATTTGTATGTTTCATATTGTCTCATACTCTCTCCTTTATCAAAAATTTGAAATTTATGATAACTCAAAGCGATTTAAATTGTGCTTAGAAATATTTTATATATAAAAATAGTAAAATAATATATTTTTATAAATCCATATTTTAGGGATTTTTATAAAATATTATAAAAAATATTATAAAAAGACTTGACATTTACTTTTGCTTTTTGTATAATAACGAAATTTTTTAAATAAAGGATAAAAAATGAGAAAATTAATTCTAACAGCATTGCTTGGTGCAAGCCTAGTAAGTTCAGCTTTGGCTGAGAGTTTAGTTGTCGGTGCTACCCCGATTCCACACGCTGAAATTTTAGAGGTTGTAAAAGACGATCTAAAAGCAAAAGGTTTTGATCTTGAAATCAAGGTTTTCAACGACTATGTTACGCCAAATAAAGCCACAGATAGTGGTGATTTGGACGCAAACTACTTCCAACACGAGCCGTATTTAGACGAATTTAACGCAAATAACGGCACAAAAGTAGTTAAAACTATCGGCGTTCATTTAGAGCCAATGGGAGTTTATAGCAAAAAAATCAAAGCTATTAACGAACTAAGCGACGGCGCAAAAGTCGCAGTGCCAAATGACCCGACAAAC contains the following coding sequences:
- a CDS encoding methionine ABC transporter ATP-binding protein; its protein translation is MIKIENLHKSFGDNEIIKGVSADIKKGEIFAIVGHSGAGKSTLLRCINGLEDYQAGSVKVAGKEVANLKGDEIREFRKNIGMIFQHFALMSRKSVFENVATPLRFWKFDENHIKERVGELLVLVGLKDKANAYPSELSGGQKQRVAIARALALKPQILLSDEATSALDPNTTTQILHLLKEINKTLGITIVLVTHEMEVVKSIANRAILLKDGVVVGSGDIVELFLHPDENMKEFLGEEEILPQNNINVKLFFPPSVAFDSIITHMAHELGINFNIVWGKLERLDKSVVGSLVINVLPSQLEAVEKFVAEKGVIYEIVERK
- a CDS encoding methionine ABC transporter permease; the protein is MSEKNLFLKFGFKTALTLFITFLVLFGSEKFWGLKGYKFNDKIYAELQKSVIDTLYMTFTSTLLAFIIGSALAILLILTRKDGLMPNKAIYSTLDVVVNTLRSFPFLILIVVLFPFTKFLIGTSIGTTAAIVPLTIGSAPFIARLIENALLEVSSDIIEAAKSFGASKAQIIFRVMFVEALPSIINAITLTLIVIIGFTAMAGTVGGGGLGDVAIRFGFQRFRPDIMTYTVVILIVIVQIIQSFGDLLYKVTKK
- a CDS encoding ferritin family protein, yielding MRQYETYKCDKCGCEVEVQKVGGGTLSCCGEPMKCITEDLTQVNLMKAFAGESQARNKYDLYGDLAKEAGFHAIARHFYEAAENEKWHARAELKAHHAAAGIPLDKMDKNLIDAAAGERYEHESMYPAFAQIATEEGKKEVARLFNAIGKVEVEHEREYNELQKILLEEGFFESFDEEVWVCEICGHVHRGKKAPGACPLCKAPKEYFKKQRLV
- a CDS encoding MetQ/NlpA family ABC transporter substrate-binding protein translates to MRKLILTALLGASLVSSALAESLVVGATPIPHAEILEVVKDDLKAKGFDLEIKVFNDYVTPNKATDSGDLDANYFQHEPYLDEFNANNGTKVVKTIGVHLEPMGVYSKKIKAINELSDGAKVAVPNDPTNESRALDLLVSAGLIEVDTSVALRTPIDITKNPKNLQIIELESPALPRTLDDVEIAVINSNFAFNADLNPVKDSLVLESAEGNPYTNIVAVKEGNENAPKIKALNEALQSQKVKDFIAEQYKGAVISAF